A single window of Engraulis encrasicolus isolate BLACKSEA-1 chromosome 20, IST_EnEncr_1.0, whole genome shotgun sequence DNA harbors:
- the gngt1 gene encoding guanine nucleotide-binding protein G(T) subunit gamma-T1 isoform X1 has translation MNMESCHTMPFIDVENLTDLEKAKMEAEQKRKEVKLERALVSKCCTEFMDHVQGLVEEDTLVKGIAEDKNPFKELKGGCVVC, from the exons ACCATGCCTTTCATAGACGTGGAAAACCTAACAGACTTGGAAAAGGCCAAAATGGAagcagaacagaaaagaaaagaagtcaAACTTGAACGAGCATTG GTCTCTAAATGCTGTACTGAGTTCATGGACCACGTCCAGGGTTTGGTTGAGGAGGACACGCTCGTCAAAGGCATCGCAGAGGACAAAAACCCCTTTAAGGAGCTCAAAGGTGGATGTGTTGTTTGCTAG
- the gngt1 gene encoding guanine nucleotide-binding protein G(T) subunit gamma-T1 isoform X2, whose amino-acid sequence MPFIDVENLTDLEKAKMEAEQKRKEVKLERALVSKCCTEFMDHVQGLVEEDTLVKGIAEDKNPFKELKGGCVVC is encoded by the exons ATGCCTTTCATAGACGTGGAAAACCTAACAGACTTGGAAAAGGCCAAAATGGAagcagaacagaaaagaaaagaagtcaAACTTGAACGAGCATTG GTCTCTAAATGCTGTACTGAGTTCATGGACCACGTCCAGGGTTTGGTTGAGGAGGACACGCTCGTCAAAGGCATCGCAGAGGACAAAAACCCCTTTAAGGAGCTCAAAGGTGGATGTGTTGTTTGCTAG